One region of Chryseobacterium muglaense genomic DNA includes:
- a CDS encoding helix-turn-helix domain-containing protein has protein sequence MNDNKFLLDTPELKKENQLLNLVENQTLFNLSNCEFSIYETHKAAYDVKLHFDNIAFTAMLRGKKHMKLENKTNYFDYHPGESVLVAPGETMVIDFPDADETPSQCISLSLNPDFIENSLNHLNYNFPKVDETSTWNIQLDEYFLFNNQSLASATNNIMRIAMDDNSQKDIMADFALKELLIRLMQTQARTMVEKNIAKNKSRIGFVVDYIKTNIHQKLSIDSIAKLAYVSKSNFFKMFKDELGTSPNDFILQERINRAKELLALNNSIKETAFQTGFSDTNYFTRVFKQLVGVTPKSYQNQLISF, from the coding sequence ATGAATGATAACAAGTTTTTATTAGATACTCCTGAATTAAAGAAGGAAAACCAGCTTTTGAACTTGGTTGAAAATCAGACGTTATTCAACCTCAGCAACTGTGAATTTAGCATTTACGAAACCCATAAGGCTGCTTACGACGTAAAACTGCATTTTGATAATATTGCTTTTACCGCAATGCTTCGAGGTAAAAAGCATATGAAGCTCGAAAATAAGACCAATTACTTTGATTATCATCCCGGAGAGAGTGTTTTGGTCGCTCCCGGAGAAACTATGGTCATCGATTTTCCTGATGCAGACGAAACTCCTTCTCAATGTATTTCTTTAAGCTTAAACCCCGATTTTATTGAAAATTCTCTGAATCACCTCAATTACAATTTTCCTAAAGTTGATGAAACCTCAACATGGAATATACAGCTGGATGAATATTTTCTGTTTAACAATCAATCTTTAGCTTCTGCCACCAACAATATTATGAGAATTGCCATGGATGATAATTCGCAGAAAGACATTATGGCAGATTTCGCTTTAAAAGAACTATTAATCAGACTGATGCAAACTCAGGCAAGAACTATGGTAGAAAAAAACATTGCTAAAAATAAATCAAGAATTGGTTTTGTAGTAGATTATATCAAGACCAATATTCACCAAAAACTTTCTATTGACAGCATTGCAAAATTGGCTTACGTAAGCAAATCTAATTTCTTTAAAATGTTTAAAGATGAGCTGGGAACTTCACCCAATGATTTTATCCTTCAGGAGCGCATTAACAGGGCAAAAGAACTTTTAGCTTTAAATAACAGCATCAAGGAAACTGCCTTTCAAACCGGTTTTTCTGACACCAATTATTTCACAAGAGTTTTTAAACAATTGGTGGGTGTAACGCCGAAAAGTTATCAGAATCAACTTATTAGTTTTTAG